aagaaatgttttactaaagaagatctcactattccgttggacgaaatccaaatcaataaaaaacttcaattctttgaagaacccgtcgaaataatggatcgtgaggttaagagacttaaacaaaacaagataccgattgttaaggttcgatggaatgctcgtagaggacccgagttcacctgggagcgtgaagatcagatgcagaagaaataccctcatttatttctagaagatacgtcaacacctccaactgcttaaaatttcgggacgaaatttatttaacgggtaggtactgtagtgacccgaacttttccatgtttatatatatattaaatgaaattgttatttacatgattaagtgtttccaacatgttaagcaatcaaacttgttaagacttgattaattgaaataggtttcatatggacaattgaccacccaagttgaccggtgattcacgaacgttaaaacttgtaaaaactatacgatgacatatatatggttatatatatagttaaaatgattttattataagtatgtatctcattaggtattttaacaatgagttatatacataaaaatgagactgttaatttaagaaactcgaaaatgatatatataacgattatcgttataacaacgtcttactaggtacatatgaatcatattaagatattgatacacttggttaattatgttaaatgataagtaaatatattattaagtgtattaacaatgaaatacatatgtaaaaataagactactaacttaatgatttcgaaacgagacatatatgtaacgattatcgttgtaacgacatttaactgtatatatatcatactaagatatattatatatcataatatcatgataatataaaaatttaacatctcatttgttataataaacaatgggttaacaacattcaacaagatcgttaacctaaaggcttaaaaacaacgtttacatgtaacgactaacgatgacttaacgactcagttaaaatgtatatacatgtattgttttaatatgtattcatacacttttgaaagacttcaagacacttatcaaaatacttctacttaacaaaaatgcttacaattacatcctcgttcagtttcatcaacaattctactcgtatgcacccgtattcgtactcgtacaatatacagcttttagatgtatgtactattggtatatacactccaatgatcagctcttagcagcccatgtgagtcacctaacacatgtgggaaccatcatttggcaactagcatgaaatatctcataaaattataaaaatatgagtaatcattcatgacttatttacatgaaaacaaaattacatatcctttatatctaatccatacaccaacgaccaaaaacacctacaaacactttcattcttcaattttcttcatctaattgatctctctcaagttctatcttcaagttctaagtgttcttcataaattctaaaagttctagtttcataaaatcaagaatacttccaagattgcaagtttacttccaagttttctaaatccattccaagtaatcatccaagatcaagaaacctttgttacttacagtaggttatctttctaatgcaaggtaataatcatattcaaaatttaattcaatttctataactataacaatcttatttcgagtggaaatcttacttgaaattgttttcgtgtcatgattctgcttcaagaactttcaagccatccaaggatcctttgaagctagatcaatttttctcatttccagtaggtttgtccaaggaacttgaggtagtaatgatgttcataacatcattcgattcatacatataaagctatcttattcgaaggtttaaacttgtaatcactagaacatagtttagttaattctaaacttgttcgcaaataaaagttaatccttctaacttgacttttaaaatcaactaaacacatgttctatatctatatgatatgctaacttaatgatttaaaacctggatacacgaaaaacaccgtaaaatcggatttacgccgtcgtagtaacaccgcgggctgttttgggttagttaattaaaaactatgataaactttgatttaaaagttgttattctgggaaaatgatttttattatgaacatgaaactatatcaaaaaattatggttaaactcaaagtgaaagtatgttttctaaaatggtcatctagacgtcgttctttcgactgaaatgactacctttacaaaaacgaattgtaacttatttttccgactataaacctatacttttctgtttagattcataaaatagagttcaatatgaaaccatagcaatttgattcactcaaaacggatttaaaatgaagaagttatgggtaaaacaagattggataatttttctcattttagctacgtgaaaattggtaacaaatctattccaaccataacttaatcaacttgtattgtatattatgtaatcttgagataccatagacacgtatacaatgtttcgacctatcatgtcgacacatctatatatatttcggaacaaccatagacactctatatgtgaatgttggagttagctatacaggattgaggttgattccaaaatatatatagtttgagttgtgatcaataatgagatacgtatacactgggtcgtggattgattcaagataatatatatcaatttttttctgtacatctaactttggacaactagttgtaggttactaacgaggacaactgacttaatgaacttaaaacatcaaaatgtattaaaagtgttgtaaatatattttgaacatacttttatatatatgtacatatttgttataggttcgtgaattgaccagtggccaagtcttacttcccgacgaagtaaaaatctgtgaaagtgagttatagtcccacttttaaaatctaatatttttgggatgagaatacatgcaggttttataaatgatttacaaaatagacacaagtacgtgaaactacattctatggttgaattatcgaaatcgaatatgccattttttattaagtatggtaatctaagaattagggaacagacaccctaattgacgcgaatcttaaagatagatctattgggcctaacaaaccccatccaaagtaccggatgctttagtacttcgaaatttatatcatatccgaagggtgtcccggaatgatggggatattcttatatatgcatcttgttaatgtcggttaccaggtgttcaccatatgaatgatttttatctctatgtatgggatgtgtattgaaatatgaaatcttgtggtctattgttacgatttgatatatataggttaaacctataactcaccaacatttttgttgacgtttaaagcatgtttattctcaggtgaatactaagagcttccgttgttgcatactaaaataaggacaagatttggagtccatgtttgtatgatattgtgtaaaaactgcattcaagaaaccgatttcgatgtaacatatttgtattgtaaaccattatgtaatggtcgtgtgtaaacaggatattttagattatcattatttgataatctacgtaaagctttttaaacctttatttatgaaataaaggttatggtttgttttaaaaatgaatgcagtctttgaaaaacgtctcatatagaggtcaaaacctcgcaacgaaatcaattaatatggaacgtttttaatcaataagaacggaacatttcaaaaCCCAACACTCGACAACATTTAAATCGAATTAAAAAACACTCATGAATCTCATATCTGGAGGTCAAAGTTCAATGGTACTCGGTCAATTTTAAATTGGATCGAGTCTGAGATTTTCAGGTGTTTCAAGTTATTTTCGAACATTCATATACTCATTATAAGCAACTTTTGTGTTGAACGCATCAACTGAAATGATCCGAATCAAAGGATCAAAGTTTGAATTCATTTTATAAGGTTATAACTGTTCATCGATTCAAACATGAGATTTGTTGATGTTATGGTTAAAGTTCCTTCACAAAAGATGTTAGTCGCTGGTTTTGCCATCCATTTCAACTGATTTCAGACGTTAATCAAACGATTGATAATCTTGTTCATCTTCATTATTCACGACCGCTGGTACCATTGTTAAAGCGTGTAGAATATGAGCACTATCAACCGTAGTTGCAGTCTCCGGTAATTGATGGAGAATTGGAAAGGGTTTTAGAGATAATTAATTTGGTGTAGAAATTAATTTTTGATTTGTACTTGACTAGGGTTTATAATTTTGGGGCTAAATTGAAGATTGAAGAAGAAGGTGAATGTGAAGACGGAAAAGAAGGGGTTAATTAAGGTAAAATGACTAAAGTACCCTCGCATGCCTGGCACATGACATCATTTAACGGTTGAAATTAACGGCAATTGGACGGAGGGATGAGGAATGTAGTAAGTTCATACAAtagggacgaggaatgcaaaaaaaaaaaaaagaataaggaCGAGGAGTGATTTTTAAGGTAAACCACAGGGACGAGGAGTGTAATTATGTCTTTCAATATAGTCCTGTAAGACCACCCCTATCGTTAGTTACCCGTCCGTTACCCGCacattacccgtcattacccgtaactaaccatatgCACGGGCTCAttacccgctttagttacccgcattcaccatggatttaacggaagttttaagtttagttataggaattgtgggtccagtggctttttattgttggacttgatgctttattgcttgtacgttgtatattaagaggagtattgttttagccattatagggaatgtttaattatgagttagttataggatattggtgttgatgtggcgctgatgtgaaagattaagaggatgaatagtttagttacgatagggagtggcctaagtAAACAACTAGAAAATAAAACATGTGCAAATACAGTAAAAATGAAAGTGAGGTATAATAAtttactaacttaatgattattACTCCTAACACTACTATTTCTTCCCCCTTTTAGGAACCAAGACTACTTTTAGTCCACCACCATCGCCACCACTTCTTTCTCTTTCTTTCTTCCTTCAACTCCTGATTTCATTTCACCACCAGATCAATCAATCCCAATCCACCATCAATTACTGTAGGTTTTAAGCTCCTTTACTTTTCAATTTCAACCTCCATTAATCACACCTCCAatgacacacacatacacatacgcATACATTTTCAGCTAAATATACGCCGTGAAAAACCAAACCTCACAGATTCCATCTCAAAATTAGATACAAATTAAGTACGAATAAGATATCCGTCAGATTCAACAATCACTGCAATTAATTACATAGTTCTTAATTGCTTCTGCTGATTCTGTTTTTTATTTAGGTCAATGTATAAGAGATTTGCGATTAATTTTGATGAACAAGATCAACAGAAAATGGAGGTTAATTGTCACGGATTTAGAAACTGCCACGTAATTTTGCTTGTTTGATTATTGACGATGAGTTTAGATGTTAGTAGAACCGGTGGACAAGTGGAACGAGATATTGAGCAGGTAAACTGATTATACTCGTAACTTTATTGAACGGATTGCACtcgtaattataattacaattagtcattattagttattaattaattattattatttataataatacaatgATTACGCTAATTATAGCTTAATGTGTAGATATAGATGGTAACTAAATCTCTAGATAGATTTTCGTATTTTGGTTCTTAATCTATTCGATTTTATGTTGATTGTTAGTTACCTGTATTTAGTCTTAAGGTACTGTTAGTTAGTTAGTTACTTCACGGTATAAGCAACATATCACTAGGCAATTTCAACTATTGTTCTTTGTCATGATATGACTATGTTATGAGTATGATTCTGATGCTTCCTAACGTAAGATTTGCGGTCGTTGCAATTTCAAACACTTTggcgattacgaagattttattaTTTGGAGATGCACATGTTTCTTTACTTATTTCCTGTATCTTCTGTTTATTATAAACAATTACCACCTCATTCTTGCCCCCAAAATTTGCCTTTAATCTTGCATAGAGGTAGGCTTCAACCAGAGTTCTGAAAGGATTACAAAGTGTTTGTATTAGCAAAAGATGTATATGTGAAATGCCTATAGTATTGTACAACAATGTATCCTTATTTGAGTATTTCTAAATATAGGCTGTATACTGTACAAAAGTAAGCGTAACCTGCCATctatatttatttatagagtggttaACATTCATCCACTCCTGTTTACATGATTTTCACCTTTAGAGCAAATGATCAAACATCAGTTGGAGTCGTACAGTTACAACCTTTAGTGCGACCGCAAAGCATCTAAATGAATTCTGATAAAATATGATATAGGCAACACTCCCGGGTCAAGACTACTGGTTAATTTTTATGTGCTGCAAACCTAGATATAGTTTTCGAcatacaaggtagaaatgtattctccATAATGTAGATAAAATGAATATGGGTAGATTGTTACAAAGATAAAATGTATAAAGTTGTATATAAACTTACGTTGGAGCCTAGTTTCTTCTGCCGCATTTGAAGCCATTTATTTTTATCCATCACTTTCAAAAAACTCTACGAAGGAATGCAAACCTCATAAAAAAACCATTTTCTCATTGAGCTTCTTTCTCGCTTTATAACTATGTGGATAATGTCATCCATGATTTCCAATGCAATCCTAATTTACTCAATATGATTATATTGCGGGACGTGAGATGATCCAGAACTGAGAATGTAAATTTATGTTAGTGTTTATGGACTCTTTTGAAGTGAGAGTGTGGGAGATTTAGAGAAACAAACTCAAAGTGGGGAAATTGAGAATTATGAAGCTctgtaatttattattaattattattattattatttttttttttttttttttttttttaagtctgTTCTTATGTGAGGTAGTCATGCTTCTGTACATTTTAGGCATGAACACCTCAAgtaattcttattatttttatcaagttCAGTTATCCTACATGGAGTGGTAGAATAATGCCTAATGCACTAATATTCAAACCAATCAGTTATATTGTTCAACCTGCTATCACTTGTACATGGAGTGTCAAGTCTAAAAGCTAGTTTATGGTACACTATGTCGTCAACATTTATGTTACATTGTTACCTGAGTTAATATTCTCGGAAACATATGACTACTAGAAGATCgtcaatatatataattgttctatTGAATATTGACATACGCTAATGGTTGGTAAGGCTAACTTGTTTTACTTTTGCAAGTTCGTCACTATATAATCTATATGATGATTTCTGTTTATCCTACCATCTTGAATTTTCTTTACCACAGGCCATTACCGCTCTTAAGAAAGGGGCTTATCTTCTCAAATATGGAAGAAGGGGGAAGCCTAAGTTTTGTCCCTTCAGGTTGGCTAAtgtaagtttgattttatcttttgggATTAAGCACCTCTATGTATCTTTTATTATGTATCAATCTTTATTTTCATGAACAGGTACATCACCATGTATCCTTTCACTATCATCTAAACAATTTGAACCGAGAGTGTTTTTAAATATCTTTTTTGACTGGGGTAGTCAGTTTGTTATGAATGTAATGCTGGTTTTTTTCTGCTATTTCAGGATGAATCTATTCTCATATGGTTTTCTGGGAAAGAGGAAAAACAACTTAGGTTAAGTCATGTCTCCAGAATCGTATCAGGGCAGCGCACTGTAAGTAATTTGCTATACATATATTATTTTGTGCAAGATCAGTTATGCTAATATCTGAGGAAAGTCATAAAAGCTTTTCAGTTCCTTTCTGTTTTCCATCTAAACAAAATGAGCATCATATCCTGAAAGAAAGAACGTGACTTCAAAAAAATCTATTAAATAGTGCCTGATACTTGCTGTTAATTTAATTGCGAGAAACCTGTTCAGGATCACAAAAATTGTGATTACTCTAATCATCTTTTCTTTACGCATCAATATACATACAATATATAATTCACATTTCATGTGTGTGTGCTTGTGCTCGTACTGCTTCTATATTTGGTGGTTATtatgttcaaaaaaaaaatttagttctcGATTCGTGGTTTCATGTCTGTATTACCCTGTATTAGGCCAGGGATATTTGATCTGTTAGGGcagtatcattttaattaatttgCTTTACTATGATATTATACTATTAATCAAGTGAGTCTACTTGTATCGGTTTTTGTTGCtagaatatttacaataattttactTTGTTGTGTAGCCAATCTTTCAAAGATACCCGAGGCCTGAGAAGGAGTATCAATCGTTTTCCCTGATATACAATGATAGGTCTTTGGATTTGGTAGGAATTCAAACTATTATCACAGTTTGTACTATTTCTAGCATTTTATCTCCCATTAATAGATTTTGAGAATATCTGTTAATGTTGTTgcaattattatttttgttaattaTTAGATCTGTAAGGATAAGGATGAAGCTGAGGTGTGGTTTAGTGGGCTTAAAGCGCTGATATCACGTGGCCATCAAAGAAATTGGAGACCAGAATCAAGAAGTGATGAAATCCCATCGGAAGCTAACAGTCCCAGGACATACACACAAAGAAGCTCCCCTTTACATTCTCCGTTTGGTAGTGGCAGTAGCTCACACAAGGTACACCTTCCTCTCCTCTCTGGTGCCATATATGTATCCATTACTTTTAAATTGGCTAAATCCCATTATGTGAAACAAGTAATAGTAATGAAGTTAAGTAAAAAGGAAATGGGTCACACAGGTATcatgtccaaaaaaaaaaaaaattttcatttCTTTTGGAACAAAACCTCCTAAGTTGATTTAGATAAGAGATTAGATTAGATTATTTTTGAAATGGTATAACTTTTCTAATCATTGAGGATCAACCGATCCTGTCTGTTTCCGCCAGTACAACATATGATCTGAATTGAATGTTATCCAAATGACTAACTCGCCCATTTTGCCACTTCTATATTTAGATATGTACTTTTGCACGTGTGTTATAGCTTTCTCGACATAAAAAGGTTAATGCCATTCTATATGTTGAATTTTCAGGATACTATCGATCCTCTCAGCCTTCACAGTCCATACGGAAGCCCACCTAAAAATGGTTTAGAGAAGACATTTCCAGATGAGATTTTGTATAAGCTTCCTCCCAAGGGTTTCTTTCCGCCCATTTCTGCAAACGGGTCGGTCCATTCAGTGTCGTCTGGCGGTTCTGACAGCATGCATGGTCACGTGAGAGGAGGCATGGGGGTGGATGCCTTCAGAGTAAGCTTATCAAGTGCCGTTAGCTCATCGAGTCATGGTTCTGGTCATGATGATGGAGACGCATTAGGAGATGTTTTCATTTGGGGTGAAATCACCGGAGATGGTGTCATAGGCGGTGGTCCCCACAAAGCTGGCAGTTGTTTAGGTACTAAAATTGATTCTTTGTTACCTAAAGCATTAGAATCTGCAGTAGTACTTGATGTTCAGAACGTTGCTTGTGGTGGAAGACACGCAGCTTTAGTTACAAAGCAAGGAGAAATGTTCTCTTGGGGTGAGGAAACAGGGGGTAGGCTCGGCCATGGTATAGACTCAGATGTCTTGCATCCAAAATTAATTGATGCTCTTAGTAATACAAATATTGAACTTATAGCATGTGGTGAGTATCATACATGTGCTGTCACCCTCTCGGGTGAACTCTACACCTGGGgtgaagggcattttggtattcTTGGACACGGGAATGAAGTCAGCCATTGGGTTCCAAAGAGGGTAAATGGCCCATTAGAGGGTATCCATGTTTCAGCTATTTCATGTGGGCCTTGGCACACTGCTGTGGTCACATCAGCTGGCCAACTGTTCACATTTGGTGACGGAACGTTCGGTGTTTTAGGCCACGGAGACCGGAAAAGTATTTCAAGACCTAAAGAAGTCGAGTCGCTAAAAGGACTTAGAACTGTAAGAGCTGCTTGTGGAGTATGGCATACTGCTGCAGTTGTTGAAGTTATGGTTGGTAATTCAAGCTCTAGTAATTGTTCTTCAGGCAAACTATTTACATGGGGAGATGGGGATAAAGGTCGATTAGGACATGGTGATAAGGAAACTAAACTAGTACCTACTTGTGTTGCTGCGTTAGTTGATCCAAATTTTTGTCAAGTTGCATGTGGACACAGCATGACCCTAGCTCTTACTACATCGGGCCACGTGTATACTATGGGAAGTCCTGTTTATGGTCAACTAGGAAATCCTAATGCTGACGGGAAGCTCCCGTTTTGTGTTCAAGGTAAGATTTCAAAGAGTTTCATAGAGGAGATAGCGTGTGGGGCCCACCATGTTGCAGTTTTAACTTCAAGGACAGAAGTTTATACTTGGGGAAAAGGAGCTAATGGCCGATTAGGTCATGGAGATACAGATGATAGAAATTATCCAACTTTAGTAGAAGCCTTAAAAGATAAACAAGTTAAAGGTATTGCTTGTGGTACTAATTTTACTGCAGCTATATGCCTTCATAAGTGGGTTTCAGGAATCGACCAGTCTATGTGTTCAGGGTGCCGCCTTCCATTTAATTTTAAAAGAAAACGTCATAATTGCTACAATTGTGGTCTTGTTTTCTGCCATTCATGTAGTAGCAAGAAGTCACTTAGAGCCTCTATGGCACCGAATCCAAACAAACCGTACCGTGTTTGTGATAATTGTGTTAATAAATTGAAGAAAGCTATTGAAACTGATGGATCATCTCAGCCGTCGTCTATTAGCAGAAGAGGAAGTATAAATCAAGGTTTCAATGACCAGAACGAAAAAATTGATAATTTAGATCAACGATCTCGTCCTCGTCTTGCTAGATTAGCTTCAATGGAATCTTTGAGACCAGTTGAAGGTGGTTATAATTCTAAACGCAACAAGAAGTTAGAGCCAAATAGCAGTCGTGTGTCACCAATTCCTAATGGAAGCTCTCAGTTTGGATCATCACTTAATAACATCTCTAAATCTTTCAACCCAGTTTTTGGTTCTTCTAAAAAGTTTTTCTCTGCTTCTGTCCCTGGGTCAAGAATTGTTTCACGGGCAACATCACCCGTATCTAGACGCCCAAGCCCGCCTCGCTCTACAACTCCAACACCAACGTTGGCTGGACTATCTTCACCCAGGATCATGGTGGTGGATGATGCTAAAAGGATAAATGATAGCCTCAACCAAGAACTAACTAAACTAAGATCACAGGTATATATAGATGTACACATTTACTTTGTAAAGCATATTATTAAATAATTTTCGTTCTTGTATGTGAATTTTTAACACGTAGAAGTACAACTTTGACCCAATTACTTATGCATGAGTCGATTTGATCCGCGTTGCCTCTAGCATTCAAATGGGAAAATTTAAAAACGCCTTAAAAGAGGATGGGTCAGAAGATTAATTTTTTACGAGTCTTCTTTTAAGTGCTTGTTGATGTATAAATGACGTGAATAGGATTTCTGAGATAAAAACATTTACTATGGCTgttatattcattcaatttggttttcaTCTCAGGTTGAAAGTCTTACTCGTAAAGCCAAACTTCAAGAGGTTGAGCTGGAAAGAACTTCCAAACAACTGAAGGAGGCAATAGCAATTGCAGGAGAGGAAAGCTCAAAATGCAAGGCAGCAAAAGAAGTCATCAAATCACTTACAGCACAAGTAAGACGAATGTTGTTAATCTTTCCCATTAATTAGAGACATTGTTCTTGTACGAATTTTTCTAAAGTCTATCTTAAATTGAAGTTTGTATCTGAAAGAATTTACCATCACATATAGCTTCTTAATTTTAGGATAAAGTGCTAACGTGACACCCTCCCACTTTTGCACCCAAACATAAATCACTTGGTGTTACCATGTTTCTTTCAATTATTGATTGTGCTTGGATCATTGGTTAGTGCATCagaatatttctacttaacaaatatTGGTGGATTTAATAATCGTTTTATATATGAGGGCACTGTATGTTCGATTTCATCATCCATTAATTTTAAAACCCAATAATGGTCACTGTCTATATACAGATCACCCATTTAGTTCCCTCATTAATGGTTATCATTAATTATGCTGTTATACTTTTCGGCTGATTCTGTCCTCGACTTTTGTGTATGTACAAAAAAGCTGAAAGACATGGCAGAAAGATTGCCAGTGGGAGCTGCACGGGACATCAAATCTCCTTCATTCGCTTCTTTCGACTCCAACCTTTCTACTACTAGTGACGCCTTGTTAAATCATGCTTCACTTGACCAGCCTAATGGTCAGGTGACATTATATAAAGAACCTGATTTAA
This genomic window from Rutidosis leptorrhynchoides isolate AG116_Rl617_1_P2 chromosome 2, CSIRO_AGI_Rlap_v1, whole genome shotgun sequence contains:
- the LOC139894422 gene encoding PH, RCC1 and FYVE domains-containing protein 1-like isoform X4, which codes for MSLDVSRTGGQVERDIEQAITALKKGAYLLKYGRRGKPKFCPFRLANDESILIWFSGKEEKQLRLSHVSRIVSGQRTPIFQRYPRPEKEYQSFSLIYNDRSLDLICKDKDEAEVWFSGLKALISRGHQRNWRPESRSDEIPSEANSPRTYTQRSSPLHSPFGSGSSSHKDTIDPLSLHSPYGSPPKNGLEKTFPDEILYKLPPKGFFPPISANGSVHSVSSGGSDSMHGHVRGGMGVDAFRVSLSSAVSSSSHGSGHDDGDALGDVFIWGEITGDGVIGGGPHKAGSCLGTKIDSLLPKALESAVVLDVQNVACGGRHAALVTKQGEMFSWGEETGGRLGHGIDSDVLHPKLIDALSNTNIELIACGEYHTCAVTLSGELYTWGEGHFGILGHGNEVSHWVPKRVNGPLEGIHVSAISCGPWHTAVVTSAGQLFTFGDGTFGVLGHGDRKSISRPKEVESLKGLRTVRAACGVWHTAAVVEVMVGNSSSSNCSSGKLFTWGDGDKGRLGHGDKETKLVPTCVAALVDPNFCQVACGHSMTLALTTSGHVYTMGSPVYGQLGNPNADGKLPFCVQGKISKSFIEEIACGAHHVAVLTSRTEVYTWGKGANGRLGHGDTDDRNYPTLVEALKDKQVKGIACGTNFTAAICLHKWVSGIDQSMCSGCRLPFNFKRKRHNCYNCGLVFCHSCSSKKSLRASMAPNPNKPYRVCDNCVNKLKKAIETDGSSQPSSISRRGSINQGFNDQNEKIDNLDQRSRPRLARLASMESLRPVEGGYNSKRNKKLEPNSSRVSPIPNGSSQFGSSLNNISKSFNPVFGSSKKFFSASVPGSRIVSRATSPVSRRPSPPRSTTPTPTLAGLSSPRIMVVDDAKRINDSLNQELTKLRSQVESLTRKAKLQEVELERTSKQLKEAIAIAGEESSKCKAAKEVIKSLTAQLKDMAERLPVGAARDIKSPSFASFDSNLSTTSDALLNHASLDQPNGQVTLYKEPDLSGSDTPLELNGSSTMVNRNSGQNKPGHSETTPRNGGRSKDGEDEWVEQDEPGVYITLTSLPGGIIDLKRVRFSRKRFSEKQAEQWWAENRPRVYQRYNVRLVDKSCISVASNELPQ